TACAATGCCTTGTATTGGCTGTGAATGAATGAATGTGTTCTGAACGGCTTCATTCTTGATTTGCTTGAGCCTAAGAATGTTGATTTGGCCGCCACGTGGGTGCTGTGTACCAAATAAACCGTCTCCTTTTGTGTGTCTGAACTGTTGGAGGCCGGTGATATTGAATCCATGAAATACTGTTGAAATCAACGCGAATTTGCTCCTTGTGTTTAGTTGTTGTCCCCAACGACCATAGACTTTGCAATGAAATGAGAAATACTTCATCAAGGGTGATGTATGCTGGAGACGTCTTTCTTGTTTGTCTTAATATAGATGGGATTGGATTGACCATGTTTTTCTGTTTGTTTAACTTACAGGTTCATATGATTTTCCCTTTGTTTCATTTGCTCGTTCATATACGAAAATAAAAAAGAACACGCATTGACAGCGAAAACAACTTGCGTATATGCAAGATCCTTTTGTTTGAGAGACAAGCGGGGTAACTTGCGTCAGCGCTGCTATTCGGGCATCTGTCTTTAAGTGATTTTTTATCTAATCATACAAGGGCGCAACAGAGTTGTTTTCGCCGCGGGGATAAAACAATGGGGATGAAATGCATACTGCGATCCTATAAATGAACACATTCCTGGGGATGCATACGGTGGTCACCAAACTGTTCAAGTTCTGCATGCAAGTAGTACTCCAAAGCAAAGCAAAACTCAACACGCTTGCCGCCATGCATACGGCGACCCTATAAATGAACACTACTTTCTAAGGATGCTCATCAGTCAGCCAAAACCCATGTCATTTAATTCCTTTTCTTGTGAAATGAGCGTGTGCATAGGGATGCTCATCAACTAGCTAGGGAGGGCCTGGCTTGCGCCACCTCACCGATCCGTGGCACGACTTTCCCTTTGGCCATGGGCCGCGCTTCTGATGCACCCTTCCTTGTTCTCTCCGTCCATGCCGCTATCTCTATGTATACAAGAAATAGCCATTCATACGCGTGCGGGATGCGCGTGCGACTTAAGACTTTGGACGACGTCGAcacggcaggagcaggagcaggagacgAGCCGATCCTTATGAGAGGATGTTCTTGCATGATTTTGACGCATGATTTTGATACTAATATATACGCATCAACTATATAGATTGAACAAGTATAAATGGCATCATCGTATTTGCCCAAtgcagctgtagatgctcttactgcTTGATCCATCAATCAATTAATGGAGTGATGAACCCGAAATTACAGTAGGCTTATGAATCTGAGCAATAATGTATATGAACCGTGCGTGTGTCATTCATGCATCCGCTTTCTCGCTTCTTTTTCTCTGACATAATGAATTATTCACTAATCTGTCATTTATATGTAATCACTTGGTACACCTTCAGGTAGTGTCCTAGCCAAGACTTATTTTGATACGGTGTGTGGCCGTAGATTAGGCACAACCCACACACATTGCAACGGTGACTTCAAACCATAGAAGGATGGGTGGTATGCCTTGGTCTCCATATCGTAGAACGCGACTTGTTTGCCATCCTCGGAATAACTTGGGAAGTAGATCCTATTGCCATGCCCAGCTTCTGGTGACACCACAGAGTATGACACTCTGAAATCAACAAACAAGGCCGCGCCGCCGATGTCTTGCACCTTCGTCCAGGCCATCTCCTCCTCGTTGAGCTTGaacacccgcggtggctggtcTGCGTTACGCATGAACACGGAGACCAGCTCCCCTCGCAGCTCAACCAGGTAGCAAAACTCTCTCCCCTCGTGGTGGTCACCTTCGAGGTCCATCTCCACATGAATCGGGTTAGGCTTCTCCAAGATCGTCCATGTGTCGCTTGCCGGGTCAAATGTGCCAAGGTTGCCCTTTCTCCCGAGGCAATAGAACTTGTCGTGGAACAAGACAGGGTTGTTGTATGCCACTGGGAATGGATCCCCTTCATAGTACTCGAGATGTCGTTCAAACCACTTGGCCTCGCCATGCCGCCATGTAAGGGCGCCGACCGCTTTGCCATCCTGTCTGCTATTCACGGCAAAGAAAATGCAGTCCGGAGATTCTGGGTCCATCGAGGACCACGACAAGCCCATGAAGTTGTATTCCCAATCGAGTATGGCCATTTCCACGATGTCCCCGGTGAAGGGATTTATGATGTACATGTCGTCAATGTCTGAGCTGTCCGACATGGCTACCCATCCGTCTTTCGAGAATCGGAAAATATGCTCGTCGTGTTCGTTTTCGGCCGTGTCAAATGTTTCAACATGCATGCTGTACTCCTGGCCACGCAGAGGGTCGAACAGCTTGCACGCCCCATCTCGGCCGGAGGAGTGCAGGAGCCAAGGCCACACAATGGCTTGCTCAACCGGGTTAGTCACAAGGCTCCATGACTTACACACTGCCGGGAATCGGAGACGATCCACCAAAGAAAGCCTTTAAACGACCAGCTCCAGCAGTTCTAGTGGCAACTCATGCCACGGGCGTGTATTCCAAGAGTTTGCCTGCTCCTCCTTCAACTTGAAGATGGGTTCACAACTCTCTTCTAGCACGAGGCGGTTGGTCAACAACAGTCCCGTTTCTTCCACCACCGTGGGCAAGGGCAACGGCGGAACAGTCCAGAATGCTCTGCACCCAGGCTCGGTAGGTTGCGGAAGGATCTGATGGAAGCTGGTGGTGTTGTCGTCCAAGCAAAACTTGTATAACCTCTCACAGTCGCAGCCCGACAACACAAAGTACACACAGTTGCCCTGTGGAATCAACCCCCCTGCCCCTGGACGAACGGGCACAGAGAAGCCGTAGCGCCCAGAGATGAGGAAGGCGCGGTCGCCGCCGATGCTGTCTACCCTCGTCCAGGTGAGGGACTCGAGATCTAGGCGGTACACGGCGACGCTGGTGAGTGTGCCGTCGTTGACAAAGTCCCCAAAATATTGTGTGACTACGTTGAAGAGATTCCCACACGACTCCACGATATAGTACATGGGCGGCCTGTCGTGCACCTCTTTAGCGCCAACGAGAGTGCCGACGAGTCGCGCTCGGACCGTGCCGTGGCGGTCGTCGTCGGCTATCACGGTGAGCGTGTCGGAGGCAAGGTTGTCGGTGGCGAGCGTGTAATGCTCGGTATAACCGAAAGAGTAGATCTTCCCTCTATAGCCGATCATAAGGTATGGGAGAGTGATCTTCGGGGACTCAAGCCTGGCCCACTGCGAGTCACCGGGCCGACAGTGAAGCAGGAACCTCTCCACACCGTCTTCTACCTCGTGTACAACGGCGATCACCACGGCGCAGTCTGGGTGCGCCGGTGATGTACCGAGCGTCGCGCACCTCGCTATCTCATCCGACGGCTCGTGCAGCGGCGGCAGCGGGATCTTGTTGGCTGCAGGGTCGTCGTCTTCGGTGAGGCGGAGGAGGAAGCATTCGGCGGTGGAGTCGTCGAGCATGAGCAGCCAGTCGCCGTTGTGGATGCAGCCTAGGCACGTCTTGCCTTGCATCTCGGGAACGATCACGGCGTGCGAGCTTCCGTCGGATGAGTCGATGAACGTCTGCCGCTTCCCTCGCGTTGCCTGCACCAGCCATGGCCTGGTGCCGAAGCCGGCCGGGACCGAGGGTTCAGCAGCCATGACCATGATGCTTTTTCTTTGTTGCACGGCCGCTTCTCTTCTAACCATGGATAGATAATATGTTGGAGATCAATTATATACTAGAAGTACGATTAGTACATCCATTAATATACGATACGAGAGGCAGGAGAGAGTTCTTGTTGGTAAGCTGCGGTGGCTTGATACGGTTTCTTTGTGTTAGGAGGAAGGAGATGCGTCTACGTACGAGTGGATCCGATGCAATCGTTGTGTGCTTCCTCCTCCGATAGACTTTAAGCACGCACGCGCGCTGTGTCCAAGAAACTACACCGTCTCCTCTTTTCGATCGATCCAGTGAGTGACCAGTATACCGCGCGCGCCTGCCGGCGATGAAAAGCCTAGCACGCCGGCCGGAGCGTCGGGGCCTTCGTACCGCTCGTCGGCGTCGGTCGGACGGCACCTCACCTGTCGCAGGCACGGACCTATCCTCTGCTGCCGGTCGCGTACGTACGTCGGCATCAGTAGATGCATGATTTGGGTCGATGCCGACGCCCAGCAGGCCGCAGCTGGCCTGTAGTACGTGCCAtcgagcatgcatgcatgcgtgcgtgctcTCAGCTGCGCGCACGGACAGCGTTCGACGATGTGCTCCGGTCCTTCTCCGGCTGCATGCAAGCATAATTATCAATTAATCAACCCGGTCAGTTATTGTCCATGCATGGTGCCGCAGCATCCAAGACGTGTGCATGCCATGCTGCCGGCCATTTTGTTGGAGTAAAGTCTGAAATAAACCCTGACTTTATAGAGGCTGGCGTAAACGAACCTTCACCTTTAAATCCCTGAAATTGATACCCTAACTTCTAGATCCCGGTCTATTCTAACCCTACGCATGTTTGGCTCATAGGGAAAAGAAACAATCTCAGCCGGGTTCATCCGCTACCCTCACTGACGGTATGGGGCCACAAGCCATTTTAATCTCTTCCctcttatcttcttcttcctctatccTCTCTTCTCCACTGCCGATCCCTTTTTCCTCTTCTACTAGGTTCGCCGAGCCGCGCACTTGTTGGCGCCGACGGCCGAGATGACCCTGTCTGGGCCGACGACTGGAGATGGCGGCTGCTGCACATGGAGCTCGGACATGGAGCTGGCCATCTAGCACGGGGCCATGGTGTTGGCGTCCAATTGATGTCCGCTGAGATGAGCGACGCGCAGGCAAGCGTGGAAACGGCCGGCGACGCGTAGCTACGAGCAACTGCATAAAGCAGGTGCCGTCGGGCACGAAACCGAAGCACGGCTCCGTGGCTGCAAACGGTGGCGCGGGCAGCGAGCAACGCACCGGCCAACGGCGGGATGGTCCCATGGACGTGCGTACGTGCATGCGTGTGCACAGACGGACGTGAGTGTAGCCTACGGGACGTCGGCTTggcgctgcaaggcttgatggcgtcgGCACCGTTGCCTCCAGCTCGTCCGGAATGGCGTCGACGGCCGAGCCGAGCCCGTCCCGCACGCTCATCTCGTCTGACGTACGAGTCCGCCTGCAGCACGCTGTAAAGCTTGGTGAGAAGAATCCCACAGGCATCGATGGTCATGTCGCTGACCACGGTCTCCACCGGGTCGGGCTTGTCCAGGTGTAGCACGCTGTTGGGCAGTTCGTCAGCGCCGCCGGCCGCTGCACATGATTGGGCAGTGAACTTGTGAAGAGATGCATTTGACAGGTGGGCCTACGTAGTAAGTCGCCGTAGAAACTAATCCTGGCTTGGATCGTGCCTTTACTATTACACCAAAGAATTTTTTTAGTCATGGAGGGTCGGGATTGACTGGGATTCGTAAATACAGGGTATCAAATTCAGGGATTCAGAGGTGAGGGTCCATTTACGTCAGCCTCTACAATCTCAGGATTTATTTCAGACTTCACTCATTTCGTTGCTTGTAGTACACCCATTTAAAATTCTCATAAATGAAAATGGATGAGAAATCGACCCCGTGGTGAATTCGAGTGTGAAAACCCGACAAG
Above is a window of Triticum aestivum cultivar Chinese Spring unplaced genomic scaffold, IWGSC CS RefSeq v2.1 scaffold85096, whole genome shotgun sequence DNA encoding:
- the LOC123174353 gene encoding F-box/kelch-repeat protein At1g57790-like, encoding MHVETFDTAENEHDEHIFRFSKDGWVAMSDSSDIDDMYIINPFTGDIVEMAILDWEYNFMGLSWSSMDPESPDCIFFAVNSRQDGKAVGALTWRHGEAKWFERHLEYYEGDPFPVAYNNPVLFHDKFYCLGRKGNLGTFDPASDTWTILEKPNPIHVEMDLEGDHHEGREFCYLVELRGELVSVFMRNADQPPRVFKLNEEEMAWTKVQDIGGAALFVDFRVSYSVVSPEAGHGNRIYFPSYSEDGKQVAFYDMETKAYHPSFYGLKSPLQCVWVVPNLRPHTVSK